Proteins encoded in a region of the Paenibacillus wynnii genome:
- the gcvPB gene encoding aminomethyl-transferring glycine dehydrogenase subunit GcvPB → MKPEQTLIFELSRPGRSAYSLPQCDVPQDESIESLIPTGLLRSQPVVLPEVSEVDVIRHYTALSRRNFGVDNGFYPLGSCTMKYNPKINEDVARFPGLAKIHPYQPEESIQGALELMHTLQNDLASLTGMDAVSLQPAAGAHGEWTGLMMIRAYHESRGETRTKVIVPDSSHGTNPASAAAAGLDTVTIPSNNKGMVDLEALKAAVGSDTAALMLTNPSTLGLFETQIVEIAAIVHEAGGLLYYDGANSNAIMGITRPGDMGFDVVHLNLHKTMSTPHGGGGPGAGPVGVKSRLIPFLPQPTVAKTQDGSFSLDFGGPESIGRVKAFYGNFGILVRAYAYIRTYGPDGLREVSENAVLNANYMMHRLAPYFEIPYPGVCKHEFVMSGKNLKQYGVRTLDVAKRLLDFGYHPPTVYFPLTVEECMMIEPTETESKETLDGFIETMIQIVKEAQETPEVVINAPHTTEISRLDETQAARKPVLNCSCG, encoded by the coding sequence ATGAAACCGGAACAAACTCTGATTTTTGAATTAAGCCGTCCCGGCCGTTCGGCCTATTCCCTGCCACAGTGCGATGTACCGCAAGACGAAAGTATCGAATCCTTAATTCCAACAGGACTCCTGCGCAGTCAGCCAGTAGTACTCCCTGAAGTGTCTGAAGTTGATGTGATTCGCCACTACACCGCTCTTTCACGCCGCAACTTTGGTGTAGACAACGGTTTTTATCCGCTTGGTTCCTGTACGATGAAATATAATCCGAAGATCAATGAGGATGTTGCCCGCTTCCCCGGTCTGGCTAAGATTCATCCGTATCAACCGGAAGAAAGCATCCAAGGAGCGCTTGAGCTGATGCACACCCTGCAAAATGATCTAGCATCGTTGACGGGTATGGATGCCGTCTCCCTCCAGCCTGCCGCAGGTGCTCATGGCGAATGGACCGGATTGATGATGATCCGTGCTTACCATGAAAGTCGCGGCGAGACCCGTACCAAAGTCATTGTGCCCGATTCCTCACACGGCACCAACCCTGCCAGTGCAGCTGCAGCCGGGCTCGATACGGTAACTATTCCTTCTAATAATAAAGGCATGGTTGACCTGGAAGCATTGAAAGCAGCAGTTGGCAGCGATACGGCAGCCCTTATGCTAACTAACCCAAGTACATTAGGGTTGTTCGAGACGCAAATCGTAGAGATTGCGGCTATTGTGCACGAAGCTGGCGGCTTACTCTATTATGATGGAGCCAATTCCAACGCAATTATGGGCATCACCCGTCCCGGTGACATGGGCTTTGACGTAGTCCATTTGAATCTACACAAGACGATGAGTACACCGCATGGCGGCGGTGGTCCGGGTGCTGGACCCGTCGGCGTGAAGTCACGGCTAATTCCCTTCCTTCCACAGCCTACAGTAGCTAAAACGCAAGATGGCAGCTTCTCTCTCGACTTCGGCGGCCCTGAATCGATTGGTCGCGTGAAGGCTTTTTACGGTAACTTTGGTATTCTAGTCCGTGCTTACGCCTATATTCGCACCTATGGACCGGATGGTCTTCGTGAAGTATCAGAGAACGCTGTGCTGAACGCCAACTATATGATGCACCGTTTAGCGCCATACTTTGAGATTCCTTATCCGGGTGTATGTAAGCATGAGTTCGTTATGTCCGGCAAAAACCTCAAGCAATATGGCGTCCGCACGCTGGATGTCGCCAAGCGCCTGCTCGATTTCGGCTACCACCCGCCAACCGTGTATTTTCCGCTGACCGTGGAAGAATGCATGATGATTGAGCCGACGGAGACCGAAAGCAAGGAAACTCTCGACGGTTTCATCGAGACGATGATCCAGATTGTGAAGGAAGCACAAGAAACGCCGGAAGTCGTAATCAACGCACCTCATACAACGGAGATCAGCCGTCTGGATGAGACGCAGGCGGCGCGAAAGCCTGTGTTGAATTGTTCTTGCGGATGA
- the gcvPA gene encoding aminomethyl-transferring glycine dehydrogenase subunit GcvPA, whose protein sequence is MKHRYLPMTEQDRKEMMETVGIQSMEELFTDIPQAVRYQGTMPMSEALDEYALLRHMKKLADANANFDTHASFLGAGLYDHHIPVVINHVISRSEFYTAYTPYQPEISQGELQAIFEFQSYICELTGMKVANASMYDGATAFSEAAVLAAGATKRKKLIVSRTVHPEARQVLRTSANAWGLDVIEIDYKDGVTDLAKLAEAIDGDTAAVLMQSPNFFGSIEDLSAIEPLIHAVKGLLVVSANPIALGVLETPGKLGADIVVGDAQPLGIPASLGGPTCGFFAVAEPLMRRMPGRIVGQTVDRNGKRGFVLTLQAREQHIRREKATSNICSNQALLALCASVYLSVMGKEGMREVGELNIRKSHYAAEKLSELSGAERTFSSPFFNEFVLKLPEGSNVKSINSKLLKEGYLGGYDLGRDYPELAGHMLIAVTEKRSKTEIDQFANALEGCV, encoded by the coding sequence ATGAAGCACCGTTATCTGCCGATGACTGAACAAGACCGCAAAGAGATGATGGAAACCGTCGGGATTCAATCCATGGAAGAGCTATTCACGGATATCCCTCAAGCCGTCCGCTATCAAGGAACAATGCCGATGTCGGAAGCCCTTGATGAATACGCGCTGCTGCGCCATATGAAAAAGCTGGCTGATGCAAATGCGAACTTTGACACCCACGCAAGCTTTCTGGGTGCCGGGCTCTATGATCACCACATTCCGGTTGTCATTAACCATGTGATTTCCCGCTCCGAATTCTATACGGCCTATACTCCCTACCAGCCGGAGATTAGCCAAGGGGAGCTGCAGGCGATTTTTGAATTCCAATCCTATATCTGTGAGCTGACCGGCATGAAGGTAGCCAACGCCAGTATGTATGATGGGGCCACTGCCTTCTCTGAAGCAGCAGTTCTTGCGGCTGGTGCCACGAAACGCAAAAAACTAATTGTCTCACGCACAGTCCATCCGGAAGCACGGCAGGTATTACGCACTTCAGCCAATGCCTGGGGATTGGATGTCATAGAGATTGACTATAAAGACGGAGTTACCGATCTGGCAAAATTGGCTGAAGCTATAGATGGCGATACAGCGGCCGTGCTGATGCAATCACCGAATTTCTTCGGCAGCATAGAGGATTTGAGCGCGATCGAGCCCTTAATTCATGCGGTGAAAGGTTTGCTTGTCGTCAGCGCGAATCCGATTGCCCTCGGTGTTCTGGAAACCCCGGGCAAGCTGGGAGCCGACATCGTTGTTGGTGATGCGCAACCGCTCGGCATCCCGGCTTCACTCGGCGGCCCAACCTGCGGTTTCTTCGCCGTAGCCGAACCGCTGATGCGCCGTATGCCGGGACGTATCGTAGGTCAGACCGTTGACCGTAATGGCAAGCGCGGCTTCGTTCTGACTCTACAAGCGCGGGAGCAGCATATCCGCCGTGAGAAAGCGACTTCCAACATTTGTTCCAATCAGGCGCTGCTGGCGCTTTGCGCTTCTGTCTACTTATCCGTTATGGGCAAGGAAGGCATGCGCGAGGTTGGTGAGCTAAATATACGTAAAAGTCATTATGCCGCAGAGAAGCTAAGCGAGTTAAGTGGTGCTGAACGCACCTTCTCTTCTCCTTTCTTCAATGAATTTGTATTGAAGCTTCCTGAAGGAAGCAATGTGAAGTCCATTAATTCCAAGCTGCTTAAGGAAGGCTATCTCGGCGGCTACGATCTCGGTCGAGATTATCCTGAACTGGCCGGACATATGCTGATTGCCGTAACTGAAAAGAGAAGCAAGACCGAAATTGACCAATTCGCAAACGCATTGGAGGGCTGTGTATGA
- the gcvT gene encoding glycine cleavage system aminomethyltransferase GcvT — MDTLKRTPFYDLYSAFPESRCIDFGGWELPVQFTGIVKEHEAVRQKAGLFDVSHMGEFMVSGAGAESFIQKMTTNDVTRLLDGGAQYTLLCYPDGGVVDDLLVYRLGEGRYMLVVNASNIDKDFQWLQEHLTADFGDVTLTNVSDETLLLALQGPLAEKILASVTDVSLAELRPFHFIEKASVCGVEVLLSRTGYTGEDGFEIYAPLDTAETLWNGLLAAGAPHGLTPAGLGARDTLRFEAKLPLYGQELSADITPLEAGVQFFVKLDNADFIGRDALLQQKEAGLPRRLVGLEMIDRGIPRSHYPVYADGVKVGEVTTGTQSPTLKRNLGLALLDSAYSELGTEVYVEIRGKQLKAVVIKAPFYKKSQGVNPQ; from the coding sequence ATGGATACTTTGAAAAGAACGCCTTTTTATGACCTCTACTCCGCTTTTCCGGAGTCCAGATGTATTGATTTCGGAGGCTGGGAGCTGCCGGTGCAGTTTACAGGTATCGTGAAGGAACATGAGGCGGTTCGGCAAAAGGCCGGCCTGTTCGATGTATCGCATATGGGCGAGTTCATGGTGTCAGGGGCAGGAGCGGAATCTTTTATTCAAAAAATGACGACCAACGATGTTACCCGTCTCCTCGATGGAGGTGCACAGTATACGCTTCTTTGTTATCCGGATGGTGGTGTGGTTGACGATCTGCTCGTGTATCGTTTGGGAGAAGGCCGTTACATGCTTGTTGTGAATGCTTCCAACATCGACAAGGATTTTCAATGGCTGCAGGAACACCTAACCGCCGACTTCGGTGATGTAACACTTACCAATGTCTCTGACGAGACGCTGCTGCTGGCATTGCAAGGACCCTTGGCTGAAAAAATTCTCGCTTCAGTAACCGATGTTTCCTTGGCTGAGCTCAGACCATTCCATTTCATCGAAAAAGCCAGCGTCTGCGGAGTAGAGGTTCTCCTATCCCGTACTGGATATACCGGCGAGGACGGTTTTGAAATCTATGCGCCTCTTGATACTGCCGAAACGTTGTGGAACGGTCTGCTGGCTGCTGGTGCTCCGCATGGCCTTACGCCTGCCGGTCTGGGCGCGCGCGACACGCTGCGTTTTGAAGCAAAACTCCCTTTGTACGGACAGGAACTTTCCGCCGATATCACGCCCCTCGAAGCTGGAGTTCAGTTCTTTGTGAAGCTGGACAATGCCGATTTCATCGGGCGTGACGCTCTTTTGCAGCAAAAAGAAGCAGGTCTCCCCCGCCGCCTCGTGGGTCTGGAAATGATTGACCGTGGCATTCCGCGCTCGCATTATCCCGTATACGCCGATGGAGTGAAAGTTGGAGAAGTCACTACAGGAACCCAGTCCCCCACGCTTAAACGCAATTTAGGGCTGGCATTGCTGGATTCAGCTTACAGTGAACTAGGCACAGAGGTTTATGTGGAAATTAGAGGTAAGCAGTTGAAGGCTGTCGTGATTAAGGCCCCTTTTTATAAAAAAAGCCAAGGAGTGAATCCGCAATGA
- the gcvH gene encoding glycine cleavage system protein GcvH: MSEVLDNLLYSDEHEWAQQAEGRVVRIGITDHAQHLLGDIVFVEFPEVGASITAGDSVGSIESVKTVSELYSPITGTVTKINETLETSPELINDQPYGGGWIFEVEIEGELADVAGHLLDAAAYRALVGE; encoded by the coding sequence ATGAGTGAAGTCTTAGACAATCTACTATACAGTGATGAACATGAATGGGCACAGCAAGCAGAAGGACGCGTAGTGCGGATAGGGATCACGGATCATGCTCAGCATTTGCTCGGTGACATCGTGTTTGTGGAGTTTCCTGAGGTAGGGGCTAGTATAACTGCAGGCGACAGCGTAGGCAGCATCGAGTCCGTGAAGACGGTATCTGAATTATATTCCCCGATAACGGGAACGGTGACCAAGATTAACGAAACCTTGGAGACCAGTCCGGAGCTTATTAATGATCAGCCTTACGGCGGCGGATGGATTTTTGAAGTGGAAATTGAGGGCGAATTGGCGGACGTGGCGGGTCATTTGCTAGATGCTGCTGCTTATCGGGCTTTGGTTGGAGAGTAA
- a CDS encoding OmpA/MotB family protein, translating into MRQRGRRNTRGPVQEVRDRWMITYADLITLLLIFFVILYAMSSLDGNKYGIVTDSLSQTFGSGNPALDGGTGILDPAQGQTPASNSGAAVGQSSGNASGGSTGNHSGSVTGGSAGSEQSPTGTGEGPGISGQSPAGSGAAAEDPEEIAEPTARELAFKEQETQLAELVGVITKYVQDNNLEDQIFVEDKPQGIAITLSDRFLFDVGDAALKSPSLPALQKLSGLFNGIGAVVSIEGHTDNTSVLSSSEYKDNWELSGARALSVLRFFLEKQNLNPDEFQYAGYADTRPASSNTTEAGRQKNRRVEIIVLRQLQEVE; encoded by the coding sequence ATGAGACAGCGGGGACGCAGAAATACACGGGGTCCTGTACAGGAAGTCAGAGATCGTTGGATGATTACCTACGCGGATCTGATTACATTGCTATTGATTTTTTTCGTCATTCTATACGCGATGAGCAGCTTGGACGGCAACAAATACGGGATCGTAACGGATTCGTTATCCCAAACCTTCGGATCCGGAAATCCTGCGCTGGACGGGGGAACAGGCATCCTTGACCCTGCACAAGGGCAGACTCCGGCAAGCAATTCGGGAGCTGCAGTAGGGCAGTCATCGGGTAATGCATCTGGTGGGAGTACTGGAAATCATTCAGGGAGTGTGACTGGTGGTTCTGCGGGGAGTGAGCAGAGTCCTACGGGGACTGGTGAAGGTCCTGGGATCAGTGGGCAGAGTCCTGCGGGGAGCGGTGCTGCTGCTGAAGATCCTGAAGAGATTGCTGAGCCTACGGCTCGCGAGCTTGCTTTTAAAGAGCAGGAAACTCAGCTTGCCGAATTGGTCGGAGTCATCACGAAATATGTACAGGATAATAACTTGGAAGATCAAATATTTGTAGAAGATAAGCCTCAAGGTATCGCGATAACACTCAGTGACCGCTTCCTGTTCGACGTCGGTGATGCCGCGCTGAAGTCTCCTTCCCTCCCTGCGCTTCAGAAACTGTCCGGCTTATTCAATGGAATTGGTGCGGTAGTCAGCATTGAAGGTCATACGGATAATACGTCTGTATTATCCTCGTCTGAATATAAGGATAACTGGGAGCTGTCCGGTGCCCGTGCGCTGTCCGTATTGCGCTTTTTCCTGGAAAAACAGAATCTAAATCCAGATGAATTCCAATATGCAGGATATGCAGATACACGCCCAGCCTCAAGTAATACAACTGAAGCCGGACGCCAAAAAAACCGCCGTGTAGAGATTATTGTGCTGCGGCAATTGCAAGAGGTAGAGTAA